The sequence below is a genomic window from Daphnia pulicaria isolate SC F1-1A chromosome 6, SC_F0-13Bv2, whole genome shotgun sequence.
ACAATTTTaatatgatgaaatttatctaccaccaaatttttactcttatgtttttgtttttcaggatgGTTCGGAACAACCCATGGAAAGCTTATCACTCATTGATGCTGTGAtgcctgatgttgttgcaaGTCGTCAACAGCAAACCCAGAACAAACAGAAACCACAAGTGGTAAAGACAGAACCACCAAATTCCAATGGAGATGAACCCATGCATTCCAATCGTAAGATAGTCACTACTTTTTTTTGATCCCCTGAACTGCTTACTTATTTTCCCTTCAACTATTTAATGAAGGCTGGGAAGAGGAAACAGGAGTAGAGATACCTGCCAGCAAATCTACTGTACTTCGTGGCCATGAATCTGAAGTTTTCATCTGTCTGCGCCTGAACCCAACAACATTCAGAAGGGTGGAACTGAAGTTCCGAGCAACAAAGATGTCACCTCACTTGACTGGTATGTAAGTTGTGCTATGTAATGCTATGTGTAATGTAATGTGTATGTAAGCAAGTGCTTTTGATGGAAGTGTAAGTTTGGTTTTACTATTTCattcgatttgtttta
It includes:
- the LOC124341868 gene encoding uncharacterized protein LOC124341868 produces the protein MESLSLIDAVMPDVVASRQQQTQNKQKPQVVKTEPPNSNGDEPMHSNRWEEETGVEIPASKSTVLRGHESEVFICLRLNPTTFRRVELKFRATKMSPHLTDITVQLASVKEASRLSLETLATEVREWKSQIDDLQKELLVADPDLIDFMKGYLVEAKEKVLAMQNAFMEQLII